In Prunus dulcis unplaced genomic scaffold, ALMONDv2, whole genome shotgun sequence, the genomic window CTTATTACAAGTTGtagttgttttatttatatactacttttaagtatttaaattttatctaGAGGAGACTATGGATTTCTGAGTTTGAACCCTCATACATTTACGTGACCTGTGTTTTAATGACCAAATAGATGGGTCAGTAATATATAGGCGAAGTGACCCGTGTTTCAGTGACCAAATTTGGTATTGCTACTAATAgttgtttttcttgtagtgTTTCAAGCAATATAGAtatccaagaaaataaatatattcgaGCAAGCATGAAATTAAAAGCACGTAGCATATTATTCAAAAGATGAACAAATAATTTCGTACAGGAACACTGAAAATTATTctacacaaaaaattaatcaaaataaaaactcaatcaATTAAAGAACACACCAAACATATACCAATTAACCAcaacaaaattcataaattaaatcaatatatgtaaaaataaCCAATTATTCAACAAATCAATACATACATCATCTAATAAATCTATAACCTATAATCAAAGTTCAAACCATCAATTTCACCTAAATAATTACgaatttgatttcaatttaattaaatatatcatacttcaacattaatttagatttagggtttagaaattagaacttacttgaattgaattgtaaatttttacaaaaatagtGGCAGCGACGGGGACGGCTAGTGGTGAACCGCAGTTAGCACCTTTGGCGACGGCGGCAAGGGAGGAGATGGTGCTGGTGGAGCTCTTGGGGAGATTGAGGTTATGGTTGCTGTTGAGgagaaatatgaaaaatgggaTTTTGGAGGTCTATTTTCAGGTCTATGCTGTTAAGAAGCTGCTggcctttttttatttatttattttagtcCTAGCCCAAAACGATGTCGTTTTGGCTagatcatttaaaaaaaattgcattggccaaaacgacgtagttGGGCAAgcagttttaaaaaaaaaaaaaaaaaaaaaaagaaaccccaACTGCCCACTGAAGCTTCTTCTCCTCCATGGGGTCACTTCCATAACTACCAAAACTAGTCCCTACCACTAAAATTCAGATCTGCCATGGGGTCGTCTAACCCTATGGTGGATCCGCCATTGTGTAGAGCTCACGCATCCAATGGTATAGAGCCACATagttttaaatataatataatattttttaaaatattttttaaacttaaaattaaaaaaaagtaaagtaaaagcaacttaaatatttttatatatttttaaatatctttcATGCTATGTTCAaatagaaagagagagagagagagctacatggttttaaatataatacaatattaaaaaatatattttttaaacttcaaatttttttaaaaaaaagtaaaagcaacttaaatatttttatatatttttaaatatcatTCATGCTCTgttcgagagagagagagagagagagagagagagagagagagagagagagaggagtcgGTCTACAAGGGGGGAAGGGAAAGATAGCAcagggagagtgagagagagaaagagaagggaggaagaggagggagagaggagtGGGTCTGCGAAggggaaaaggaaagagaacACAAGGAGAAGGAAGGATAGAgaaagatatttaaaaatatatgaaaaagatttaagttgtttaaattatttatttatttatggaatttaagttataaaaatatttaaaaccaCGTGGCTCTATAccacatgtgggctccacacatgTGCCATATCATCAATCTAACATAAAATTTGACGAAAGCTAAAGATAGGGACCTTTTTAATGTGTGAAGGGTATCCTTAAGGATCattagtgtcacaaaaaaaGTCAGGGACGAAATGTGATAATTTCGCAAAGCTCAAAGatcatttgtgataaaaataaaaataaaacctttaTTATATGAGGAATGCTAGTAAcgttctctctaaccttctcttttggaccttctccctttttcttatgacaagtgtcactttccttatacttaaaacaatgtcattaatgcgtCATACAagctagttttttttttctttccaagtttaccctttaAAAATGTATTTGCTTTTAtgtttccttcaatttatccaaATTTTGTTGCAACTTCCTTAGcacattgttaaaaattaaataataataaaataaaaaaacatcatattttttttattttttttaaaaaaagtttgtttcattacattgttatcatctttattttgtttttaaaaaaacacacgtTCTCTttgtaacattttttttaaaaaaaactgcattttttattttcttatttaattttttaacgaGGGGGTAAGAAAGTTGTTAAAAAATTAGCTTgttattaaaacaaattaatacatttaataagagtaaacttggaaaacaaaaactaacttgtgtgatgcattaatgacattgttttaagtgtaaaaAAAGTGACACTTGTCATGAAGAGAAGGGAGACGgttcaaaagaaaatgttagaGAAAAGATTTGTAGCATTCCTTTTATTATATTGACATGCCCACCCACCCAACCTCTAGTACGTTCCCTCTTAGAAcacttccacccatttgtCATGGTAAATGGTAAGGGTAAGTAAGGGCAGTTactattcatatgaatagtatccgccctattattattattatttttttttacttttccacccattgtcaATTGTCATGGTAACCCGAAAATAATTActattaaaatgaaattaattttatttatatgtacgagattaataaataaattttttcaacgtatgtataaaaaaaacttctgaatttttgataatttttcagagttttgttttgatttttttttaaaaaaatttcttcgcTGATGTCAGCTCCTTCAGACAACAGCCCAAACTATTTTGACTTGGGGCTTTACCTGGCTTGATGGACCCCAGCTCTTGCCGGGACTGGATGTCACCGCTGGAACTTATTTTGAAAGATCAGGGCCCTTTTGCCTGGGCTGGGCTGTCCGGAACTGCTCTTACGCCTATCCATTTATAAACATCCATCCCTCCTCTTCGAATCTATTCGTCCAAAAAAATCCTCTCCGAACCCAATATGTTCCTTCCCCTTATATGCCAAGAGAACAAGAATAATTGaccaaaacaaataagaagACCGAGAATCAAACGTGGGCTCATCAGCTATAGCACTCTCCCTCATGTGCCCTCGATTGCTCGTCTGCTGTCGGCGGTCAGGTTCTGTTCTGTAGCAGCGACGTCCTCTATCAGGTACTGTTCTCTCCTCTGGAACTGAGTCGTTAAATCTTTCGTTCCAGATCCAGATCGATACCGTACCGCGATTGGGTACGCTCGATACAGATCAAAATTCGTAGGGGGGTGAGCGAATCCAGACACATTGGAGGAGTTGATGTGTGCTCAAACTTGGTTATCAACTTTGTAAAAACATTGTAGCTTCGAAAAAGGGGCATTTTCTGTATGACATCAGTTTCCTATATTCCATTCTAGttctcttgattttttttattttttattttcatttaataaCATCCTGGAAATTTTAACCAAACGCAGAAAGTCTCATGCCTTCCTCTTTCAGACAAAGCCAATGGCTTTTCTTCGCAGCAGCGTTTCCCTTAGCCGTCTACTAGCAACGCTGATGCTCCTGATTATTCTAGCAGCCGAGAGGCGGGTCTGCATCAGGATCCCAGAACGGATCATTGAAACAGCAGGAGACGTACCCAACAACCAGTCCTTGAAAACAGCAGTTTTCGCTCTGGGAAGCTTTTGGAGATCTGAAGCTGTCTTTGGGTGCTTGAATGGGGTTGTACAGACCACTGTCGGTTACGCTGGCGGATCCAAAATCAACCCTGAGTACAGAAGCTTGGGTGATCATGCTGAGTCTGTCCAGGTCTCTCTTCCATTTTTCCTGTTGCTTTTAGATTTTCATGAATGGGTTTTTACCCTTCTTTTTTGGCTTGAATATAATGAAACTATCTCCAAGCGgtgtctttttgtttcttgtaaaGTTTAAGAGCAGTTGAATCCCTGCAGTTTTTAACTTTGTGGGCTtcttatcatttatttttacatacattttactctctttttgaatgtttcagtCACATGTGTAATTCTATAAATCCTGAGCAGGTTATCTACGATCACAGGCTGATTAGCTTTAGGCAACTTTTGGAGATTTTCTGGTCAAGTCATGACTATCGGCAAGTATTTGGGCAAGGTCCTGATGTAGGTAACCAATACAGGTAAAACTTATGACAGCACACAGCAGTTTCTTGCATAACATAAACTCATAACTTAGAGTCCTTAGTgatattttttcatatataaataGATCTATCATTTTCACGAACGGAACTGAAGAGTCCAGATTGGCTGCTGtgagcaaagagagagaacaaaCTAAGTCAAAGAGTAGCAGTGTAACTACTCAAATCCTACCACTTGGAACATTTTATTCTGCTGAGCCTGAACATCAGGTACAACTCAATATCCTTTCTCTTCTCCCAAAACTCTTTACGAGGGAATGTTGTTTCAGATCTTTGTATTGTAAATCTTTCCTCTTCGTCAACTTGCTTAAGGGAGTCTCTTTGGAGatgtgaaaaaaagaagaaaaaaaagagatctTTTGAACTAGatcctaaattttttgaatcCTTAGCTAACATGTTTTTAAAATGCAGAAGTTTGAGCTGAAGCGTAGGCCATTTCTTCTCCAATTAATTGGAAACTTGCCTGAAGAGGAACTTGAGAGGTCAAGATTGGCTGCAAAACTGAATGGCTATGCTGCAGAGCTTTGTCCTCCAAAAATTCAGAGGCAGATTGATGCAAAGATCaatgaaattattaaaaaaggATGGCCTATTTTGAGAGACTTGTAGGTGGCccataatttagaatttagaCAAACATGCAGCATGCTCTATCAAGTTCTCACACTTGTGCACCATTTTATCTGCCTGTTCATCCCAATCTGTAGGATAGAGAATCCAATTGAGTTCATTATTGAGTAACCCACCAGTGTCCCATGCCCCGTCATCATGTTAAGTTTATATCTGGTTTTTGCAGGTTTGTTGACCTCCTATGGTGTATAGTATCCTCTGATCATTCATTCGAAATCTTATGTTGTCAACAGTGAATTTTGACCACACTTTCATGCATTTAGGCAACAGCCAACTTGATCAGTGGTCCAACTTTACAGTCTGTAAACATAAGTTTCATGACCAATTGTCCAAATTTACAGTTCTGCAAGAGAATATTCTCCAAAAATTTAGTTTGTTCTTGTCTGAATTCACGATCCCATATGTCTCCATCTGATGGACAggtatttttttgttctgaGAAGGATTGACAGTGTTCTTTTGAGGTGAGGATTTGGAATATGGAGTGCAATTATTTCAGTTCAAGATTGATCTGTTCGAACATGTCTCGTTCAACTTAAGTGTGTTTAGTCAGTATGTGGAGCATTATTcatacttcttctttttatttggttcAGAGATTTGAATGGCAAAGTCTCCCCGTACTCACATGTGACTCATGTTTGGGGTACATAGGATTTTTGCACATTTTCTCTCCACAcattttgtgtatttttatgaACATCACGGAAGTGTTTCTTCAAGACTTCCCCTGTTTTTGGGGTCAATCATTTCACTGTGTTCAAAGAAAGTCTCATTACACAAATCGCAACTGTAAGCCATTGCACAAATGAGATGAAtggtgaaaacaaaaaccaaacaataaAAGGAATTGGAGAGAGGAGAAGACTTGGAACAAAATTCCAACACGCACAATTGAGAAACAAGTCAAATGAGATGAatgttgaaaacaaaaaccaacaagAGAAGGAATtggagagaggagaaagaCTTGGAACAAAATGCAAACACGCACAATTGGGAAACAAGTTGTGAATGACGGGTTTTATAGAGCAATCCCACAAGTTGTGGAGGTTCTTCATGACATACCTTTCAAATTGGTCCCAGTTGGAGTAGGTTTTTCATGATCCCTCTCAcaaaatttggactaaaatatatgagagattctccaataagtattttatgttaacGATTGGTTACATACTTTTAATTTTGGCCGTTAGATGCAATTCAATGGCTGGGATTAAAAGTATGTAACTAATCTTtaacttaaatacttattggagAATGCCCCAAAATGTAAATTGTCTTGAGTTTTGAGCCCAATTGAAATATTAATTCGAGaccctttctttttgttttttttttccttgaccttttcctttttgtttcttaacTGAACCCAAACAAATAACAATTCAACACATAGACAAATCGAATATCATTAGTcaaacacacacaacacaagtTTGAACAACAGTAATGCTATTTGGACACACTAAATTAACCGTATTATGTGACAACTGATGTATTCATatggatggcaaaaatccccgtaGGGGcgggtccccgaccctaaCGGGAGGAGATTTCGGGTCTAAATGGGTATCAGGTACGGGAatccccgaacttgaaaaatccccgacgggtatggggaggggatggtattggcgtccccatccccgaacccggcccgaaaatatatatgtttatatttaaataaataaatatataattataatatttatgtttaaccctaatttaacttccctctcctaattcttcctaattttctatagaatttcatattgatgtgattttaaatagttgagttgaactttatagttaatttggatgtgtttaatgataagttaatatgaaacttaatgttaaaatgtatgataaatatttttttatgcacaAAAATCGGGGATTCAGGGCGGGTATGGAGGATAATCCCCTGATggggacggggacggggattccccgaaacctaataaacggggatgagttcggggatgggggcggggatggagagcgggaatggggatggtattgtcatacccggcccctacccgacccgttgTCATCCCTAATATCAACTAAACCTTGCGTTTATGTGTTTTATTGATTTAGATCTTTTAATAATtaacataataataatctttCACCGTGTTCCTCTTaccctctctcctccctcctctAATCTTTGTTTTCTCCCTACTTTTGCCTTCCATCTTTGTTCTCCTTCCCTCCCTCTGTCTATGATCTCATCCATGGTCATTGACAAGGGccaatgaatttttatttatttttttctttcttggaaAGGCGatccaaaagaagaaagaaactaacAAGCACTCTTTTATGCTACCCAATAACCTTTTGCGTATGTGATGATTTTGTagcaattaatttttaaagattCTTACTTGACCCAATATGATTTTGTAGATGCATCATGTGAAAATGTGAAGAAATTCACATTGGAAAGCTGAAAAACTTAATAGTGAAGATCAATCAacccttaaaaaaaagaaaaatataattatataaatatatccatGCATGCAAAAATTAGGAATACAAACTTTACACATCCTAGTTCCTAAATTGACCGCacaaagagaaaatgaaaaaagtgaGTCTAGAGAACAAGACGAATAACATAAGGAGTAGTGCTGGTTGCCCCCCTGCCCTGCCTTAGTATTATTTGAGTCATTTTCTCAAAC contains:
- the LOC117612788 gene encoding peptide methionine sulfoxide reductase A5-like, with the protein product MAFLRSSVSLSRLLATLMLLIILAAERRVCIRIPERIIETAGDVPNNQSLKTAVFALGSFWRSEAVFGCLNGVVQTTVGYAGGSKINPEYRSLGDHAESVQVIYDHRLISFRQLLEIFWSSHDYRQVFGQGPDVGNQYRSIIFTNGTEESRLAAVSKEREQTKSKSSSVTTQILPLGTFYSAEPEHQKFELKRRPFLLQLIGNLPEEELERSRLAAKLNGYAAELCPPKIQRQIDAKINEIIKKGWPILRDL